One part of the Aquicella lusitana genome encodes these proteins:
- a CDS encoding sphingomyelin phosphodiesterase, whose protein sequence is MLRKLILLFCGLCWLTAATAQTKTTFAYSYVTLTNNTSDSIQVQTTLSTQDTDFKRGKDWDGETLTLAPYETKQVLWFSRNTDVKADQHYRFDLTASHAGYPADAVRISFFEKGKSVFGSEISEELALPNQSARPLLKQSNFEQITSTFWGNAFTLYARSWLPLGNLYSNFHFVIDRPENINFDTASNQKISILTYNTQLMPFYAGAVDDLNQPGTRAVDIPAKIKQYDVVILEELFDRNHRNTIIDKMQPYYPYHTNVVGHDTSKALTGGVMIFSKWPILKEDQIVYYASEGLDSLAAKGAVYAAINKNGKVYHILGTHLQADGKDEDIRARQKQLQEMQNFIDRLNIPADQPVLMGGDFNINEFNNEVNHLLETLHVNLIDNVGYRYSFDGTVDTMAVSNGRSRIDYVLYSNLHAKPSVAFNKVYILRDLGNETMWPKFDLSDHFPTASFFDFTG, encoded by the coding sequence ATGCTAAGGAAGCTCATATTATTATTTTGTGGACTTTGCTGGCTTACCGCCGCAACAGCTCAAACTAAAACTACTTTTGCTTATAGCTACGTCACTCTTACTAACAATACCAGTGACAGTATTCAAGTTCAAACCACGCTTTCAACCCAGGATACCGACTTTAAACGCGGGAAAGATTGGGATGGAGAAACGCTGACTTTAGCGCCTTATGAAACCAAACAGGTATTATGGTTTAGCCGCAATACAGATGTAAAAGCGGATCAACACTATCGCTTTGACCTAACCGCAAGCCACGCTGGCTATCCTGCTGATGCGGTACGAATCAGTTTTTTTGAAAAAGGGAAAAGTGTTTTTGGCTCGGAAATATCCGAGGAACTTGCGCTTCCAAACCAATCTGCACGACCCTTACTAAAGCAAAGTAACTTTGAACAGATAACAAGTACCTTTTGGGGAAACGCATTCACCCTTTATGCTCGAAGCTGGCTCCCCCTGGGAAATCTCTACAGTAATTTCCACTTTGTGATTGATCGTCCGGAAAATATCAACTTTGATACTGCTTCCAATCAGAAAATTAGTATTTTAACTTACAATACGCAGCTGATGCCGTTTTATGCAGGAGCAGTGGACGATCTTAACCAGCCAGGCACGCGCGCAGTAGACATACCTGCTAAGATTAAACAATATGATGTTGTGATTTTGGAAGAATTATTTGATAGGAACCATCGAAATACCATTATTGATAAAATGCAGCCTTATTACCCTTATCATACCAATGTCGTAGGTCATGATACTTCGAAGGCTCTCACAGGTGGTGTCATGATTTTCAGCAAATGGCCCATCCTTAAGGAAGACCAGATTGTCTATTATGCAAGCGAAGGCCTTGACAGCCTTGCTGCAAAAGGCGCTGTTTACGCAGCCATTAACAAAAATGGCAAAGTCTATCACATCCTCGGCACACACTTGCAAGCTGATGGCAAGGACGAAGATATTAGAGCACGGCAAAAACAACTGCAAGAGATGCAAAATTTCATTGATCGCCTCAATATTCCCGCAGATCAGCCGGTTTTAATGGGTGGTGACTTTAATATTAATGAATTTAACAATGAAGTTAATCATCTGCTTGAAACATTACACGTCAATTTGATTGATAACGTAGGTTACCGTTATTCCTTCGATGGCACGGTTGATACGATGGCAGTAAGCAATGGGCGCAGTCGTATCGATTATGTTCTCTATAGTAACCTACATGCTAAACCGAGCGTTGCGTTTAATAAAGTTTATATCCTGCGCGACCTAGGCAACGAAACCATGTGGCCGAAGTTCGATCTCTCCGATCATTTTCCCACTGCCAGTTTCTTTGATTTTACTGGGTAA
- a CDS encoding IS110 family transposase has protein sequence MKQYDYTGKEVYVGIDVHKKTYSCVIICEGEVVKRDTMPAKAEILVSYLKNTFSGAVIKTAYEAGFSGFHLHRYLVSHGINNIVVHPGSIEVASRDRVKTDKRDALKIALQLSAGRLHGIFVPSQEREEKRSMTRLRTNILKLRHQVGQQFKGLLFTQGLIEVEDDTVICPRWLSQKLSEVEQGNYSNDFCYSVHQYAEQWMQLTKRMKEIEARLEIQANDEKSLQMIYESVPGIGPIHARQLANELGNMIQFKNEKQLFSFTGLTPSEHSSGEHTRQGHITRQGNSVLRRIFIEAAWIAITKDPSLKEIFNRLSNNRGKKRAIVGVARRLAGRIRSCVLTGALYEIKPTQEACSLQEKVA, from the coding sequence ATGAAACAGTACGATTATACAGGGAAAGAGGTATACGTTGGTATAGATGTTCATAAAAAGACCTATTCTTGCGTTATTATTTGCGAAGGAGAAGTAGTGAAACGAGATACAATGCCAGCCAAAGCTGAGATATTGGTAAGTTATCTAAAAAATACGTTTTCTGGAGCGGTCATCAAAACTGCTTACGAAGCTGGATTTTCTGGATTTCATCTGCATCGCTATTTGGTCTCCCATGGAATAAATAACATAGTGGTCCATCCTGGTTCTATTGAAGTAGCCTCCCGAGATCGGGTCAAGACAGATAAACGCGATGCATTAAAAATAGCCCTACAATTATCTGCTGGGCGATTGCATGGGATCTTTGTGCCAAGCCAAGAGCGAGAAGAGAAACGTAGCATGACGCGATTACGGACAAATATATTGAAACTACGGCATCAAGTTGGTCAGCAATTTAAAGGACTATTATTTACTCAAGGATTAATAGAAGTAGAAGATGATACGGTGATTTGTCCAAGATGGTTATCTCAAAAGTTAAGTGAAGTGGAACAGGGGAATTATTCAAACGATTTTTGTTATAGCGTTCATCAATATGCTGAGCAATGGATGCAATTGACGAAACGAATGAAAGAAATAGAAGCAAGGCTTGAAATTCAGGCAAATGATGAAAAAAGTCTGCAAATGATTTATGAAAGCGTCCCAGGGATTGGCCCAATTCATGCAAGACAATTAGCCAATGAGCTGGGTAATATGATTCAGTTTAAAAATGAAAAACAGTTATTTAGTTTTACAGGACTAACGCCGAGTGAGCATTCATCGGGTGAGCATACTCGACAGGGTCATATTACACGACAAGGAAATTCAGTATTACGCAGAATTTTTATAGAAGCAGCATGGATAGCCATTACAAAAGACCCGAGCCTGAAAGAAATATTTAATCGTCTCTCGAATAATCGAGGAAAAAAGCGTGCAATCGTTGGTGTTGCACGACGATTAGCAGGCCGTATTCGATCTTGTGTATTAACAGGAGCATTATATGAAATAAAACCAACTCAAGAAGCTTGTTCGCTTCAGGAAAAGGTTGCCTGA
- a CDS encoding GFA family protein: MLLKGSCHCQSVNFEVESYTPYPFMRCYCSICRKTAGGGGYAINIMGQAETLKVNGMNHVQVYHAILGKDKHGKPKTSTGRRHFCKHCGSYLWIFDPSWKEWVYPFASAIDTPLPKPPERIHMMLDFAASWCEIPTGKNQIHFARYPEESIEEWHKRHGLYDEQV; this comes from the coding sequence ATGTTATTAAAAGGATCCTGTCACTGTCAGTCTGTTAATTTCGAAGTAGAATCTTATACGCCGTATCCTTTCATGCGCTGCTATTGTTCTATTTGCAGGAAGACAGCAGGCGGTGGCGGCTATGCGATCAACATCATGGGGCAAGCTGAAACATTAAAAGTAAACGGAATGAATCACGTGCAAGTTTATCATGCTATATTAGGTAAAGATAAGCATGGCAAGCCTAAAACCAGCACAGGGCGCCGGCATTTTTGCAAACATTGCGGCAGTTACTTGTGGATTTTTGATCCCAGCTGGAAAGAATGGGTTTATCCTTTTGCTTCGGCCATCGATACACCGCTGCCGAAACCGCCCGAACGGATACACATGATGCTGGATTTTGCTGCGAGCTGGTGTGAAATCCCTACGGGCAAAAATCAGATTCACTTTGCCCGTTATCCAGAAGAATCCATTGAAGAGTGGCATAAGCGGCATGGCTTATATGACGAGCAAGTTTAA
- a CDS encoding multidrug effflux MFS transporter: MFIIIVLLAIMGLIGTDIFVPSLPAIAEIYHQSPNHAQLTISVFLAGFALSQLFYGPISDAVGRKPPLIVGVIIFICGSLLCIFAPSFSLLCIGRIIQGFGVGAGLSLARVILRDCYKDTLLAVKTAQIAIFVSLTPALAPFFGGLLQQQFGFQASFVFMLGYGLLVLFLLMTRFQETLQFKNPDQAIHTILVQYGQLLRNTAFMKYAIIAGLAFTSIILYANIMPFIVQSELNLSPAKNGLIILIAALGISLGSFISSRAVRHVLPKQLIHVGLMIFAINGLLLLVANYIFGTTLVCLVPLIFLITMACGFIFPNAIALCFSEINCHVGIAGAIYGSMQTFISMLANFLLNAIPHQGQALLGAFYLGIGLMGLALKRDRVGIY, encoded by the coding sequence ATGTTTATAATCATTGTCCTATTGGCAATTATGGGTTTGATTGGCACGGATATATTTGTCCCTTCGCTGCCTGCCATTGCAGAAATATACCATCAATCGCCCAATCACGCGCAGCTGACCATCAGCGTATTTTTGGCAGGTTTTGCGCTTTCGCAGCTTTTTTACGGACCTATTTCTGATGCAGTTGGACGCAAACCACCTCTGATTGTGGGCGTGATCATTTTTATTTGCGGCTCACTTTTATGCATATTTGCGCCTTCATTTAGCTTGTTATGTATAGGCAGAATTATTCAAGGTTTCGGTGTCGGCGCCGGGCTGTCTTTAGCACGCGTCATTTTACGTGATTGCTACAAAGACACACTGCTTGCGGTCAAAACGGCACAAATCGCTATATTCGTTTCTCTAACGCCAGCGCTCGCACCATTTTTTGGTGGACTATTGCAGCAGCAATTTGGATTTCAGGCCAGTTTTGTTTTTATGCTCGGCTACGGTTTGCTGGTCTTGTTTTTGTTAATGACGCGATTTCAGGAAACGCTTCAGTTCAAAAATCCAGACCAGGCTATTCATACTATTTTGGTACAATATGGCCAGTTGCTCAGAAATACAGCTTTTATGAAATATGCAATTATTGCTGGGCTGGCATTTACATCAATTATTTTATACGCAAATATTATGCCTTTTATTGTTCAAAGCGAGCTGAATCTTTCGCCAGCTAAAAATGGCCTAATCATTCTCATTGCTGCGCTCGGAATCAGCCTGGGTTCATTCATTAGCAGTCGCGCAGTCAGGCATGTATTGCCAAAACAATTAATCCATGTTGGATTGATGATTTTTGCGATCAATGGATTACTGTTGCTGGTTGCTAATTATATTTTTGGAACCACATTAGTATGTTTAGTCCCGCTTATCTTTTTGATAACCATGGCATGCGGCTTCATTTTTCCAAACGCCATTGCTCTTTGTTTTTCAGAGATAAATTGTCATGTCGGTATTGCAGGAGCAATTTATGGTTCCATGCAAACATTTATTTCCATGCTAGCGAATTTTTTATTAAACGCGATTCCCCATCAAGGCCAGGCTTTATTGGGCGCGTTTTACCTAGGGATTGGTTTAATGGGATTGGCTTTAAAACGAGATCGTGTTGGCATATACTGA
- a CDS encoding LysR family transcriptional regulator, translated as MDLHRINLNLLVALDALLLEQSVTLAAKKLFITQAAMSNNLQQLREIFKDDLLIREKNHMVLTSYAKSLRPQLHQLLQEIHSLVVSGQHFEPETSERVFKIGMSDYMAVLILPKLMVRLQQKAPNMKISIVSVYHLNSAEPFEKGDYDLGIGKIFDIQRPIIKQILFKDTGVVLFNRRHPLAAKKKITLKDYLENKHVAVRADNPHYPPIIEQFLAKLGYQRNIQISLPFITPIFKIIEQSDHLIGTVIRSMTLFYKDNTCYVVRPLPFKIPDIEFCLAWHQRYDNDHGHRWLREQIIEITRDFSS; from the coding sequence ATGGACCTTCATCGCATCAACCTTAACTTATTAGTTGCACTTGATGCTCTTCTTTTAGAACAGAGTGTCACGTTAGCGGCCAAAAAGCTTTTTATTACTCAGGCAGCAATGAGCAATAATCTGCAGCAGTTACGCGAAATATTTAAGGACGATTTATTAATCCGCGAAAAAAACCATATGGTATTAACAAGCTATGCAAAATCCTTGCGGCCGCAGCTACATCAGTTATTACAAGAAATCCATAGTCTTGTCGTCTCTGGACAACACTTTGAACCTGAAACTTCGGAACGCGTTTTTAAAATCGGCATGTCAGATTATATGGCGGTATTGATATTGCCCAAATTAATGGTGCGATTACAACAAAAAGCACCTAACATGAAAATTTCTATTGTCTCTGTTTACCATTTAAATAGTGCTGAGCCTTTTGAAAAAGGCGATTATGATTTAGGAATAGGAAAAATCTTTGATATCCAACGCCCAATCATCAAGCAGATCTTATTTAAGGATACGGGCGTTGTGTTATTCAACCGCCGTCATCCCTTAGCAGCAAAAAAGAAAATCACGCTAAAAGATTATCTTGAAAACAAACATGTGGCAGTACGTGCAGACAATCCTCACTATCCTCCGATCATTGAACAATTCCTGGCAAAACTGGGTTACCAAAGAAATATTCAAATCAGCCTACCATTTATTACCCCTATTTTTAAGATAATCGAACAATCTGATCACCTGATCGGAACGGTTATTCGATCCATGACCTTATTTTACAAAGATAATACCTGTTATGTAGTAAGACCCTTGCCATTTAAAATTCCCGATATTGAATTCTGTCTCGCATGGCATCAACGCTATGACAATGACCATGGCCACCGATGGTTAAGAGAACAGATTATAGAAATTACCCGAGACTTTTCCTCTTAG
- a CDS encoding cation:dicarboxylate symporter family transporter, whose product MITALFDLVILILSIGLLYALKQQKIQLSLRILLSLGLGVIYGLCLKLLPENGMRMGIESTLHFMGYGYLALLKMLVIPLILTSIIHAILNLGTGNGTVIKKMSFFACGMLLGMTAVASLIGIIIGKLFAVGQGMSLPEIAELPKHNYTGLVDTLLSMLPSNPVAVMAKENTIAVVLFAVLLGLSARMLDKADHDKMETFSQLIASLFAIVKKLAVLVLGLTPYGIFALLSLLLLNQGSGLLTGIINFIAAMYTAMIIVFIMHSVILIFAGYHPWEYLKKASTALFVAFTTRSSFGTLPVTEETLRDKFKTSQVTATFVPSIGATIGMNACAGVFPAMLVVMTLTIMHQPLTWDLVLMIMFINAVASLGISGIPGTAYIAATVTLTSLNLPYAIVALVQGVDPIVDMGRTAVNVNGAITTALVVDRISVPDRQNEFIEITSIEDSPA is encoded by the coding sequence ATGATCACAGCGCTATTTGACCTCGTTATTTTAATTTTGTCGATTGGCTTGTTGTACGCATTAAAGCAGCAAAAAATCCAATTAAGCCTACGTATCCTGCTGAGTTTGGGTCTGGGGGTCATCTATGGGTTGTGTTTAAAATTATTGCCTGAAAATGGGATGCGGATGGGCATCGAAAGTACGCTGCATTTTATGGGTTATGGCTATCTCGCCTTATTAAAAATGCTGGTCATACCGCTTATCCTCACGTCCATTATTCATGCCATTTTAAATTTGGGAACAGGGAATGGTACGGTCATCAAGAAAATGAGCTTTTTTGCCTGCGGGATGCTATTGGGGATGACAGCTGTTGCATCGCTAATTGGAATTATCATTGGAAAATTATTCGCTGTGGGCCAGGGCATGAGTTTGCCTGAAATTGCTGAATTGCCCAAACATAACTACACAGGATTAGTGGACACACTGCTTTCCATGCTGCCCAGCAATCCTGTTGCAGTGATGGCGAAAGAAAACACGATTGCGGTGGTTCTATTTGCTGTCTTGCTAGGCCTTTCAGCTCGTATGTTGGATAAGGCAGATCATGACAAGATGGAAACCTTCAGCCAATTGATTGCCTCGTTGTTTGCTATTGTAAAAAAACTGGCAGTTCTGGTACTTGGCTTAACACCGTATGGTATTTTTGCCCTGCTGTCACTCTTACTTTTAAATCAGGGAAGCGGGCTGCTGACGGGTATTATTAACTTTATTGCAGCCATGTATACCGCGATGATCATTGTATTTATCATGCACAGCGTTATCCTTATTTTCGCCGGTTATCATCCTTGGGAATATCTTAAAAAAGCGTCTACGGCTTTATTTGTCGCCTTTACCACCCGATCAAGTTTTGGCACCTTGCCTGTCACGGAAGAAACGCTGCGTGATAAATTTAAAACCAGTCAGGTAACCGCGACTTTTGTGCCGAGTATCGGCGCAACGATCGGCATGAATGCCTGTGCGGGTGTGTTCCCTGCTATGCTAGTTGTCATGACACTTACGATTATGCATCAACCTCTCACTTGGGATTTGGTATTGATGATCATGTTTATTAACGCTGTGGCTTCGTTAGGTATTTCAGGTATTCCTGGTACAGCATATATTGCCGCGACGGTGACCTTAACCAGTCTCAATTTGCCTTATGCAATTGTGGCACTTGTGCAGGGTGTCGATCCCATAGTTGATATGGGCAGAACAGCTGTCAACGTGAATGGCGCTATTACCACTGCGCTGGTGGTGGACAGGATAAGTGTCCCTGATAGGCAAAATGAATTTATTGAAATTACGTCAATAGAAGACAGCCCGGCGTGA
- a CDS encoding cache domain-containing protein — MIQSLIHKLKHLVVTLRFSILFIFVTLFLVSALSIILATSIRFMDTLTFTSLALMRYSSAAVQQELNVAIRPAELESQFSAHLMEEGVLKDNEEELIPYTYYLLKNLPLALAVYWGDEHGDFIYAEKAKDGSIVTEIYTRRTLPATHIILYRNPTGQIIRSVSSDDLSFDPRRRPWYVKAKKAKRPIWTDVYLFEVLNQPGITSAAPVFNKQGQFIGAFGIDISLDYLSQFITHQKISPHGFSFIISGNENLIAYPKIKPFINTPLSPAHPVSIHRVPIPVIKKSFALYEKTSREELTIKQDGEDYLVAYEPVPDLAEYGWHIGVVIPKKDFTEALQKVNLITIIISVSVLTLCIILVSGLITRIVKPIKLLVQETDQIKHFDLDHDIPIQSRIKEVIVLRNAIQSMKKGLKSFQKYVPKILVRQLIESGEDIRAGGVRRELVVLFSDIENFTTIAEIMDPNELMTQLCDYLEDLSQIIIIEKGTIDKYIGDSIMAFWGAPLPVDMPCHQAAHAALRCQKKLDELNAQWAQQGKPALRTRIGIHKGEAVVGNLGSSERLNYTALGDTINMASRLENINKLYKTRIMVSETVYEEIKDAFVLRLVDCLAVKGKMRSSCVYELLSDSKRDIPFDVDTYRITFEKGFASYQHRQWDEAIAHFKNCLAIYPADTLAPIFIERCEHYKADPPSSDWHGISKMNT; from the coding sequence ATGATTCAATCGCTTATCCACAAGCTCAAGCACTTGGTCGTTACCCTCCGCTTCAGCATTCTTTTCATTTTTGTCACTTTATTCCTTGTCTCCGCCCTGTCCATCATCCTGGCAACTTCTATCCGTTTTATGGATACCTTGACTTTTACGTCACTCGCGCTCATGCGCTATTCCTCTGCCGCAGTACAGCAAGAACTGAACGTTGCCATCCGACCGGCAGAACTGGAAAGCCAGTTTAGTGCACATCTTATGGAAGAAGGTGTTTTAAAAGATAATGAGGAAGAGCTGATACCTTATACTTACTACCTTTTAAAAAACCTGCCCCTTGCTCTCGCGGTTTATTGGGGCGATGAACATGGTGACTTTATCTACGCCGAAAAAGCCAAAGATGGCAGTATTGTTACTGAAATTTATACGCGGCGCACCTTGCCTGCGACACACATTATTCTTTATCGCAATCCAACAGGGCAAATTATCAGAAGCGTTTCATCAGATGATCTTAGCTTCGATCCTCGTAGACGTCCGTGGTATGTCAAAGCCAAAAAAGCAAAACGGCCCATCTGGACAGACGTTTATTTGTTTGAGGTTCTAAATCAACCAGGAATTACGTCTGCCGCGCCTGTATTCAACAAGCAGGGCCAATTTATAGGCGCATTTGGTATTGACATTAGCCTCGATTATCTTTCCCAATTTATTACCCACCAGAAAATCAGCCCCCATGGTTTTTCATTTATTATTTCCGGCAATGAAAATCTCATTGCCTATCCAAAAATAAAACCTTTCATTAATACTCCCCTCTCCCCTGCTCATCCCGTTAGCATCCATCGAGTACCTATTCCTGTCATCAAAAAGTCATTTGCGCTTTATGAGAAAACCAGCAGAGAAGAATTAACTATTAAGCAGGATGGCGAAGATTATCTGGTGGCTTATGAACCGGTTCCCGACCTTGCTGAGTACGGTTGGCACATTGGCGTTGTCATTCCAAAAAAGGATTTTACGGAAGCTCTGCAAAAAGTTAATCTTATTACGATTATAATTAGCGTGAGCGTGTTGACGCTTTGCATCATATTGGTTTCTGGCCTGATAACCCGTATCGTCAAGCCGATCAAATTACTTGTTCAGGAAACAGACCAAATAAAGCATTTTGACCTCGATCATGATATTCCGATTCAATCGCGCATTAAGGAAGTAATCGTATTAAGAAACGCGATTCAATCCATGAAAAAAGGCTTAAAATCCTTCCAGAAATATGTGCCCAAAATATTAGTTCGGCAATTGATAGAATCCGGTGAAGATATTCGCGCAGGCGGCGTCAGAAGAGAGCTGGTGGTGTTATTTTCTGACATTGAAAACTTTACCACCATTGCTGAAATAATGGATCCTAATGAATTAATGACCCAGCTCTGCGATTACCTTGAAGATTTATCACAAATTATCATCATAGAAAAAGGTACAATTGATAAATATATTGGTGACTCCATCATGGCTTTCTGGGGAGCGCCTCTACCTGTAGACATGCCCTGTCACCAAGCTGCGCACGCTGCGCTACGGTGCCAGAAAAAATTGGATGAGTTGAATGCCCAATGGGCACAACAGGGAAAACCGGCGCTCAGAACACGGATCGGCATTCACAAAGGAGAAGCGGTTGTCGGCAACCTGGGATCATCCGAACGGTTGAACTATACGGCGTTAGGCGACACGATTAATATGGCTAGCCGGCTAGAAAATATTAACAAGCTTTACAAGACGCGTATCATGGTAAGTGAAACCGTTTACGAAGAAATTAAAGACGCATTTGTGCTACGACTTGTTGACTGCTTAGCCGTAAAAGGTAAAATGCGAAGCAGCTGTGTTTACGAGCTGTTAAGTGATAGCAAACGCGATATTCCCTTTGATGTTGATACCTATCGAATTACTTTCGAAAAAGGATTTGCTTCTTATCAACACAGACAATGGGATGAAGCCATCGCTCATTTTAAAAATTGTCTGGCGATCTATCCGGCAGACACGCTTGCACCCATTTTTATTGAACGTTGTGAACATTATAAAGCCGATCCGCCGTCTTCCGATTGGCATGGTATATCAAAAATGAACACATAA